A region from the Pleurocapsa minor HA4230-MV1 genome encodes:
- a CDS encoding peptidase domain-containing ABC transporter, producing MKYPIVLQHSEEDCGAACLATVAKHYGRTFAISRVREAVGTGARGTTLLGLNRGAETFGFNVRQVKATTEIIDRISEIPLPAIIHWKGYHWIVLYGKKGKKYVVADPGVGIRYLTRRELTVGWGNGVMLLLSPDDSRFYEQEEDDKGSFGGFGRYLKRVLPYRWILFQAIAINFAVGLLSLASPIMMQLLTDDVLVRGDTQLLATVAIAVIVMNVFRTVVGLVQSHLIGHFGQKLQLGLIYEYGRKLLHLPLSYFEGRRSGEVVSRISDVGAINDLVSQIVLGLPSQFFIAVVSLAMMLFYSWQLSVASIVAFIIVTLVNLVFLPALRQKTRSQIVLGTENQGFLVETFRGVQVLKTTQATPQAWQEYQGNYGRLANLGWSTMKLGLYSGSITSVLSSFTSVSLLWLGSYLVIKGDLSIGQLLAYNGMSGNFLGFLGSAIGLADEFITAQVVIQRLTEVIEATPEDENDFKKPWAELPGNTDIVCQNLNFHHAGRVDLLKDFSLTIPSGKVVALIGQSGCGKSTLAKLIAGLYSVQSGNLRYGIYNQQDLSLECLRQQVVLLPQEAHFWSRSIIDNFRFSYPDVTFEQIVKACQIAGADEFISELPDKYQTVLGEFGANLSGGQKQRLAIARSIVTDPPVLILDESTGALDPVSEARVLKQLFAHRQGKTTILISHRPRVIVRADWVVMLEKGELKVQGTPEQLRSMGGDHLDFLDDYIPTDKPLVALSSNSHLNGHSLSLH from the coding sequence ATGAAATACCCAATTGTATTACAACACAGTGAAGAAGATTGCGGGGCTGCTTGTCTGGCTACCGTTGCTAAACATTACGGACGCACCTTTGCCATTAGTCGAGTACGTGAAGCAGTTGGTACGGGTGCTAGAGGGACTACTTTATTAGGTTTAAATCGAGGTGCAGAGACTTTCGGCTTTAATGTGCGTCAAGTTAAAGCAACTACAGAGATTATCGATCGCATCTCAGAAATTCCTCTACCAGCTATTATTCACTGGAAAGGCTACCATTGGATCGTTTTATACGGTAAAAAAGGGAAAAAATACGTTGTTGCTGACCCTGGCGTGGGTATTCGTTATCTAACTCGTCGTGAGTTGACTGTCGGTTGGGGCAACGGAGTCATGTTGTTACTTTCTCCCGATGATAGTCGTTTCTATGAACAGGAAGAAGATGATAAAGGAAGTTTTGGCGGTTTTGGACGCTATCTCAAACGAGTATTACCCTACCGTTGGATTTTATTTCAGGCGATCGCCATTAATTTTGCGGTAGGATTGCTGTCTCTAGCTTCACCGATCATGATGCAATTGCTGACAGATGATGTTTTAGTCAGAGGCGATACCCAATTACTCGCTACAGTGGCGATCGCCGTGATTGTAATGAACGTATTTAGAACTGTGGTTGGTTTAGTGCAGTCGCACCTAATTGGTCATTTTGGACAGAAGTTGCAATTGGGACTAATTTATGAGTACGGACGCAAATTACTCCATTTACCCCTGTCTTATTTTGAAGGTAGACGCAGTGGCGAAGTAGTTAGTCGGATTTCTGATGTCGGGGCAATTAATGATCTGGTGTCGCAAATCGTGCTTGGTTTACCCAGTCAATTCTTTATTGCGGTGGTTTCTCTAGCCATGATGTTGTTTTATAGTTGGCAACTCAGCGTCGCTTCAATTGTGGCTTTTATTATTGTTACTCTGGTCAACTTAGTCTTTCTACCTGCCCTGCGTCAAAAGACTCGCAGTCAAATTGTTTTAGGTACAGAAAATCAAGGCTTTTTAGTGGAAACCTTTCGCGGGGTACAGGTACTCAAAACCACTCAAGCTACACCCCAAGCTTGGCAAGAATATCAAGGTAATTATGGTCGCTTGGCTAATCTGGGCTGGAGTACCATGAAACTGGGTCTTTACAGTGGTAGCATCACCAGCGTCTTGTCTAGCTTCACCTCCGTCAGCTTGTTGTGGTTGGGCAGCTATCTCGTAATTAAAGGGGATTTAAGTATTGGTCAATTGCTGGCATATAACGGCATGAGTGGTAATTTTCTGGGATTTTTAGGCAGTGCCATCGGACTAGCTGACGAATTTATTACCGCACAAGTAGTCATTCAACGCCTGACAGAAGTAATTGAAGCTACTCCCGAAGATGAAAATGACTTTAAAAAACCTTGGGCAGAACTTCCTGGGAACACCGATATTGTCTGTCAGAACTTAAATTTTCATCATGCTGGCAGAGTCGATTTATTAAAAGATTTTTCCTTAACTATTCCTAGTGGTAAAGTTGTCGCTTTAATTGGTCAATCTGGTTGTGGTAAAAGTACCCTCGCGAAATTGATTGCAGGTTTATATTCAGTACAATCTGGTAATCTCCGCTACGGTATTTATAATCAACAAGACTTGTCTTTAGAATGTCTGCGTCAACAGGTAGTACTTTTACCCCAAGAAGCCCACTTTTGGAGTCGTTCAATTATTGATAACTTTCGTTTCAGTTATCCCGATGTCACCTTTGAACAAATAGTCAAAGCTTGCCAAATCGCTGGTGCTGATGAATTTATTAGCGAATTACCCGATAAATATCAAACAGTACTAGGAGAATTCGGCGCCAACCTTTCTGGTGGTCAAAAACAACGACTGGCGATCGCTAGATCCATAGTTACCGATCCACCAGTCCTAATTTTAGATGAATCTACTGGCGCACTCGATCCAGTCAGTGAAGCACGAGTATTAAAACAATTATTTGCTCATCGACAAGGCAAAACCACTATTCTAATTAGTCATCGCCCCAGAGTAATCGTCCGTGCTGATTGGGTGGTGATGCTAGAGAAAGGAGAACTAAAAGTTCAAGGTACTCCCGAACAATTACGCTCTATGGGGGGCGATCATTTAGATTTCCTCGACGACTATATCCCTACAGACAAACCCCTGGTGGCATTATCCAGCAATAGTCATCTAAACGGACATTCTCTCTCTCTCCACTAA